AACCAATTGCACGATCTGATACGTTTTTACATGCTAATTGTTTTTCAACGGGAATAGAGATTGCATATTTGTTATTTTCACACATGAAAATAACAGGTAGTTTGTGTACACCAGCAAAGTTTGCCCCTTCATGGAAGTCACCTTGGTTTGAAGAACCTTCTCCAAATGTAACGAACGTTACTAAATCTTTCTTCTCCATTTTTCCAGCTAGTGCAATACCAACTGCGTGTGGTACTTGTGTTGTTACTGGAGATGAACCTGTAACAATACGATTTTTCTTTTGACCGAAGTGACCAGGCATTTGACGACCACCAGAGTTTGGATCTCCAGCTTTCGCGAAAGCTGACAACATAAGCTCTTTAGCTGTCATACCAAACGCTAGTACAACACCCATATCACGGTAGTATGGTAATGCATAATCTTTCTCTCTATCAAGAGCGAACGCTGCTCCAACTTGTGCAGCCTCTTGTCCTTGACAAGAAATTACGAATGGAATTTTACCTGCACGGTTTAATAACCACATACGTTCGTCGATTTTACGTGCAAGTAACATCGTACGGAACATTTCTAATACTTGCTCATCACTTAAGCCAAGCTCTTCATGGCGCTTTTCTTTTACTTCTGCCATTTTTCATAACCTCCTAAATCCACATTTTTATGCGTGTAACGCTTTTCCATCTACAGCTAGTGCTGCTTCACCAATCGCCTCAGATAATGATGGATGCGGATGAATTGTATGTGCTACTTCCCAAGGTGTTGCATCAAGTACTCTTGCAAGACCAGCTTCAGAAATCATATCTGTTACATGTGGTCCAATCATATGAACACCAAGAATGTCATTTGTTTCTTCATCAACTACAAGTTTTACAAATCCATCTGATTCTCCGTATACAAGTGCTTTTCCGATTGCGCGGAATGAGAACTTACCTACTTTTAACTTATAGCCTTTTTCTTTCGCTTCTTGTTCTGTTAAACCAACAGAAGCAACTTCTGGACTGCTATATACGCATTTTGATACCATAGAGTAATCAATTGGTGTAACTTCTTTCCCTGCAATATGTTCTACTGCAACAATTCCTTCATGAGAAGCAACGTGAGCAAGTTGTAAGCCACCGATTACATCTCCAATTGCGTAAATATGAGATTCTTTCGTTTGATAAAACTCATTTGTTTGAATGTATCCTTTTTCCACAACGATATCCGTATTCTCTAAACCAATATTTTGCGTATTGGCTTGTCTTCCTACAGATACAAGCATTTTTTCTGCTTTAAATTCTTTATTCTCACCGTTATGTTCAGCTTGAATTGTTACTCCATTATCTTTTACCAATGTTTCTGGTAATACTTTTGCACCAGTCACCACTTTAATACCTTTTTTCTTGAACAGACGTTGCATTTCTTTTGAAACATCCTGATCTTCTAGTGGTAAAATAGTTTTCGCATACTCTAACACTGTAACTTCTACACCGAAGTCAGCAAGCATCGATGCCCACTCAATACCGATTACACCGCCACCAACGATAATAATCGAGCTAGGAAGCGTTTCCATTTTCAGGGCATGATCTGAAGACATTACGTACTCTCCGTCTAATTCTAAACCTGGTAATGAATTTGGACGAGAACCTGTTGCAACAAGTACATTTTTTGGAATTAACATTTCATTCTCTTCTCCACTTGCAAGTTCAACTGAAATTGTCCCTGGCATCGGAGAGAAAATAGATGGGCCAAGAATACGGCCAATACCTTCAAACACATCAATTTTACCTTGTTTCATTAAATGTTGAACGCCTTTATGGAGCTGCGTTACAATCTTCTCTTTACGCTCTTGTACTTTTGCAAAGTTCAGTTCTACATTACTTGCAATAACTCCGAACTCTTCACTTTTTTTAGCAGTTGCGTATACTTCTGCACTACGTAAAAGAGCTTTACTAGGAATACATCCTTTGTGCAAACAAGTACCACCAAGATTTTCTTTTTCAACAAGTGCTGTTTTTAATCCTAGTTGTGATGCGCGAATAGCAGCAACATATCCACCTGTACCGCCGCCAACGATGACTAAATCATATTCTCTTGCCATTATCTCAACCCCTAGCTACTGTTTGTTTTTCTCTTACAACATACTCTTTCGGCGCTTCTTCTTCACGTAATACACGAAGTGCTCCTTCTGCTAACGCTTGTAACTCATCTTCTCCTGGATGCACAATAACATCTGCAATCCAGTCAACACGTTCTTTTATTTCATCGACAAGAATTTTACTGTATGCAAGTCCACCAGTTAATACGATTGCATCGATTTTCCCGTGAAGTACAGCACTCGCTCCGCCAATCTCTTTTGCAACTTGATATGCCATTGCTTTATAAATAAGTGTTGCTTCAGGATCACCTTTTTCAACCATTTGTTCTACTTTAATTGCATCGTTTGTACCGATTAGACTTACAAGTCCACCTTGTCCGACAAGTTTTTTAACCATTTCGTCTCGGTAATACTCACCAGAGAAACACATTTCAACTAATTGTCCTACTGGTACTGTACCAGCACGCTCTGGACTAAATGGTCCTTCTCCGTTTAAGCCGTTATTAACATCGATAACTTTCCCTTTTTTATGGGCACCAACTGTAATACCGCCACCCATATGTGTAACTAATAAATTTAAATCTTCGTATTTGTGATTTAATTGTTCAGCCACTTTACGAGCAACCGCTTTTTGGTTTAATGCATGGAAAATACTTTTACGTTCCATACCAGCAATACCGCTTATACGAGCAATTGGCTCCATTTCATCTACAACGACAGGATCCACAATGAATGCAGGAATATTTAATCCAGAAGCAATTTCATAAGCTAGAATGCCTCCAAGGTTTGAAGCGTGATGACCGCTGAACCCATTTTTTAAATCTTCTAACATTGCATCGTTTACTGTGTACGTACCGCCTTCGATTGGACGAAGTAATCCACCACGCCCACAAACAGCGTTTAATTTTGAAATGTTAATACCATGCGAATGTAAAACTTCTAAAATCGTTTCTTTTCGAAATTCATATTGATCGATAATTCGCTTATATTTTCCAATCTGTTCTTCATCATGACGAATTGTTTCTTCTAAAACGGGTCTTTCATTATCAAAAACACCAATTTTTGTGGATGTACTACCCGGATTAATAACAAGAATTCGATTTAAGGACAATGTTGCTACCTCCACTAATAAATTCAAAAGGAAGTGGAAACCTCATAAGAGGTAACCACACCTTTTGTAAAAGTTGTATATGAATGATTAGCGACGGCTAATAATGTCGTGACCGTTGCGTAAGTATGTGCTACGAGTGTTTTTCAAGCTTGCAATGCGCTCTTCAGCTAGACGATCTGCTGCTACATAAGTTGCTATGCCATCGCGTTTTGAAATTTCGATTACTTTTGCAATTGTGTCATAAATAGACTCAACACGTTTTAAGGCACGTTCTCTATTGTATCCATATAACTCGTCTGCTACGTTAATTACACCACCTGCATTAATAACATAGTCTGGTGCGTATACAATACCCATTTCATGAATGATGTCGCCGTGACGATCTTCTTTTAATTGGTTATTTGCAGAACCTGCGATTACTTTTGCTTTAAGTTGTGGAATAGTTTCATCATTAACTGTTGCGCCTAATGCACATGGTGCGTAAATATCACATTCAACACCGTAAATTTCATTTGGCTCAACCGCTGTTGCACCGAATTCTTCTACTGCACGTTGTACAGCTTCTTTATTAATATCTGTAACGATTAATTTTGCTCCTTCAGCGTGTAAATGTTTGCATAGGTGATATGCTACGTTACCAACACCTTGAACAGAAATTACTTTTCCTTCTAGACTATCTGTACCGAACGCTTCTTTTGCAGCTGCTTTCATACCACGGTAAACACCGTATGCAGTTACTGGAGATGGGTTACCAGAAGAACCGAATGAAGGTGAAATACCTGTTACAAAGTCAGTTTCTTCGTGGATAATATCCATATCATCTACTGTTGTACCAACATCTTCAGCTGTAATGTAACGTCCGTTTAGTCCTTGAATGTAGCGTCCTAATGCACGGAACATCGCTTCGCTTTTATCTTTACGTGGATCACCGATAATTACTGTTTTTGCACCACCTAAGTTTAAACCAGCTGCTGCATTTTTGTATGTCATCCCTTTTGCAAGACGCAATGCATCTTCAATCGCCGCTTCTTCAGAATCATATGTCCACATTCTTGTTCCACCAAGAGCTGGTCCAAGTGTTGTATCATGGATTGCAATGATTGCTTTTAAACCAGATTCTTTATCTTGACAAAATACCACTTGCTCATAATCATATTTTTCTAAGTATTCGAAGATTTCTAATGTCATTGTCGTTTCCCCCTAATTGTTTTACCCTATTTGGTTTATTTTGAAGCAGTCGCAACTGCCAATGCTAATGAATATACTTTTGTTTCTGCTGAATCAGCACGTGATGTTAAAACAATCGGTGCTTTAGCGCCTGCAATCATCGCCCCTACCTTTGCATTTGCAAAATAGACGAGTGATTTATATAGCACATTTCCAGCTTCAATCGTTGGGACGAGTAAAATGTCTGCCTTACCTGCTACATCACTTACTATGCCTTTATGTTCTGCTGCAATTTGTGATACTGCATTATCTAAAGCAAGTGGTCCATCAACGACACAATTTTTAATTTGTCCGCGGCGATTCATTTGAGTTAACATCGCTGCATCAATTGTCGCTTGCATCGCAGGATTAACAACCTCTACCGCTGCAATTGGCGCTACCTTCGGCAAATCTATTCCTATTGCCCGGGCAACTTCTACAGTATTTTGTATAATAGCAGCTTTTTGTGTTACATCAGGTGCAATGTTCATCGCTGCATCTGTAACAAAAATAAGATGATCGTAATTTGGAACTTCAAACGCTGCAACGTGTGAAAGTACGCTGCCCTTACGAAGTCCCCACTCTTTATTTAATACGGCTTTCAAAATATTTGCAGTTGGGATGTTCCCCTTCATAAGCACATCTGCTTCGCCATTTCTTACAGCTTTAACAGAAAGTTCTGCAGCCTCAGCACTTGACGTTGCTGCAATCACTTCAATATGTTCTGAAGTTTGTAATCCGTGCTCTTGTAGCATCCCCATTATTTTTTCTTGATTTCCATATAGACGAAATTGAGCTAGCTGTAGTTGAATTGCCTTCGCTACAGCTTCAATTACTTCATGATCTTCAGCTACTGCTACAGCCACAGTTTTTTTAGGCTGTCCTGCCGCTTGATCAATTAAATGTTCTAACTTCATATTTTGTAATCAACCCTTTCCGTCGTCCCTCGTCTATTCATTAAGCAAATACCGTGCCAACTTTTAAAAGTGGTCTTACCAATAATGAAAACGCATTCAAAATGCTGTAAAATCAATACTTTGGAAAACAACGAAATATTCTGTCTTGTTTTGTCGCTTTTTGTATACCATGCAATAAATTGCACGGTACGCAATTTATTGCATGCTATTTTTTGCACAGTCGTGCTTTTCTAGCTTGTAATATAAGTTTCGAACTGAAATCCCTAACGCTTTTGCAGTTTTCGTTTTGTTCCCCTCAAATTTCTCCAAATATTCACGTATAATATTCCCCTCAAATTCTGTCACTAAGTGTTCAAGGGCCTTCTCCTCTAATTCAGGTAATAAATTATTTTGTTTCGTCTCCACTTGTTCTTCTTTATGTAATAGGGGTAAATGATGTACATCAATGTATATCTCGTTATAATTCATAAAAATAATTGCTCGCCCTAGAATATTTTCAAGTTCCCTAACATTTCCTGGCCATTCATATGATTGTAAATACGAAACAGCTGAATCGGTGAGCCCTTCTACATTCCGGCCATAATCTTGGTTAATTTTTTGAATTAACCTTTCTGCAATCGCTGGTATATCTCCTTTGCGCTGACGAAGAGAAGGGATTTGAATCGGAATTTTATTTAAGCGGTAATATAAATCTTCTCGGAACTTTCCTTCTAAAATTGCTTTTTCTAAATTCACATGCGTCGCTGCAATTACTCGAACATTAATAGGTATCGCTTTCGTTCCACCTACTTTCACAATCTCTTTTTCCTGCAGTACTCGAAGGAGCTTTGCTTGCGTATTTGCAGATAATTCTCCAATTTCATCTAAAAAAATACTTCCATTGTTCGCTTCTTCAAAGAACCCTCGTTTCCCGCCTCTTTTCGCTCCCGAGAACGCACCTTCCTCATAACCGAATAATTCACTTTCTAATAACGTCTCGGAAATAGCAGCACAGTTTACTCTGACGAACTTATTGTATTTTCGATTACTACCATTATGAATAGCGTGTGCAAACAACTCTTTCCCTGTCCCTGATTCCCCTCTAAGTAGTACCGTTGCTGGTGTATTCGCTCCAAGTTTTGCTTGTTCAATAGCTGCTGTTGTTTCATCTGACTTCCCGACTATATCATCAAATGAATATTTCGCTTCTAATGTTCGGATGATTTGTCTTGCTCTATTTAATTCATTTGTTAATTTTTGAATTTCTGATACGTCACGAATTACCCCGACGCTACCTTTCAATATTCCATCTACAATAACTGGTGCTACGTTTACAATTACGTCGCGCTTCTTTTGCCCAATCTTCATATGTATTCCTCGTACCGCTCGGCGTGTCCGAAGTACTTTCATATGCATACTTTCACCTTCTACAATATCAGTTGTAGCTGGCTGCCCGAGAATATCTTCTTCCGTCAAACCTGTTAGCTTCGTATATGCAGGGTTTATAACTAACCCCCTTCCTTTCTCATCGACAACCGAAATCGCTTCTTCAGATGAGTTAATGATCGCCTCGAGTAGCGTTTGAATTTCTTTTAAGTCTGTAACTTCTTCCGCTAAATCTACAACTTCTGTAATATCTTTAAAAATCGCAAATGCCCCTTGAACCTCTCCGCCTTCTTTTAATATTGGTATACGCGTTGTAATGATCTTCTTGTCATTTTCTAACGTCAGTTCATGGTTCACTTCTATTTGTTTCGTACGTATAATACGGAGCAACTTACTCGTTGGAATAACTTCTAAAATATATTTCCCTACCGCTTCTTCTTTTTTATATCCGATAATACGCTCTGCGCTTTTATTAAACAGACGGACTTTTCCCTCTCGATCAATAACAATCATACCGTCATGTGTAGAATTTAAAATTAATTCTCCTTGTTGCGTTTGTTCCTCTAACTGCCCAATCAAACCTTCCTTCTCATGCGCTAATCTCGTAACAATTTTCGCAATATCCCCTGGTATAAGAAGAGTATCTTTATGCTTTTTCATTAATAAATCTTTATGTAAATCATCGTCACCTGTCATATCAAACATTACATCAATATGCATAGAAAGAAACGACGTTACGCTCTCTCCAATTGTAACCCCGTATTCCTTAGCCATTTGTAATCCTTTTGCAATCGGATTTATATCAATAATCCCTATAATTTGAAATATATTCGAACTTTGTAACAGATTCAGCAGTGTACTGCCACCTTCACCTGCACCAACAATTAAAACTTTTTGTTTCATATATTACACTTCCTCTCGAAGTATCTCTGCAAAATTTTTCACATTCTTATCTTACTCGTTCAGCAACCTCTTGACAAACCCCCATTCCATATAACATCATTAAAATACACAAAATAATCTGAAAAGGAGCGTTATTTATGCAGCGTTACCTCGCTCTATTATTAGCACTCATCCCCATTTCATTAGCCGTGCTTGGTATTAAACTAATGAGAGATACTGTATTTGGGATTTTGTTCTCCCCAATCCCTATATTGTGGTTACAATTTTTAATCGGCGCTCTTTGCTTTGCACTCGGGTTTTATATCTTCGGCGGCTTCGTCTTACACAGGGATCGTAAGAGAAATAAAGTACAAGCACGCTTCAGAAGATAAAACAAAGTTTTCACATATCATAAATAAAAAATGAGACCATTATATTAGGTCTCATTTTTTTATCGGTAATAAAGTTCTTGCTGTTTCAGGATAATCAGTAATAATCGCCGATATATTCATATCAAAATATTTACGCATAAGCGTTTCTTCATTTATCGTGTAAGGACGAACCTCCACACCACTTTCCATCGTTAATTCAGCGATAGCATCTTGAAGATAACGATAATTCGGATGTACTGCAGTAGCACCCATCTTTTTTGCATATGCCCACGGGCTATGCAAACCTTCACGATACAAAATAGCTGTTTGAATATCAGGAGCCATCATATGACACCGCTTCATACTGTAGTGATTAAAAGAAGAAAACACAATCCGATCCTCTAGACTAAACTTACGTACAAGTGTTATAACCTCTTCTTCTAAACCTCTGTATGGGATTTTATTATTTTTCAGTTCAATATTGAGTAGCAATTTCGTTTTTGCGAGCCATTCTAACACCTCTTCTAGAAGAGGTATTTTGCAAAAACCTACTTTGTCACCGAATTTATAACTCGCATCCAACTTACATAAATCCTCATATAAATAATTTCGAACCGCACCTTTTCCATTTGTTGTCCGATCCACCGTTTCATCATGAATGACGACAACTTTTCGATCTTTCGTGAATTGAACATCGAGTTCAATTCCATCTGCTCCAAAAGCCTCCGCCGCTTCAAATGAAATCATTGTATTTTCCGGATACGTTCCCGCTGCACCACGATGTGCAAATATAAGAGTCATCCTCACTCCCCCAATCTTATGCTATACTATACGAAAAAGGAGGTACTTCTATGAGACCATTACAAATTTCTCCAGACACTGCAGTCCGCCTATCAAAAGCGTTAGGTGTTCCACTTGAACAACTTATGCATATGCCACAGCATATTTTAATCCAAAAGTTAGTTGAATTAGAAAAACAAAATAAAAACGAAGAATAATATAGTCCTGTTTTGCAGGGCTTTTTATTATCATCTATTATATCATGGATAACTTACCCACTAAAATTATGAATGCATGGAACAACAAAATAAAAAGCCTCTATAGAGAAGCTTTTTTCTACAAATTGCAAATTTTAAGTTCCACCAACATATTGAAGGTCTCCAGATTTATGTAATTCACCTGTTACTCCATCTCCAAAATTATTTAAAGAAAAAGTTTGCTCTTCTAGCGAATCCTTTTCGATTTAAAATTCGAAATCAGACAAAAAACACCGCCCTCTCGATAGTTTTAGTAACTACCAAAAGAACGGTGTTTATCACTCAAATGACCGTGTTATTTATCGGTCAAAGATATTTATTGCTCAACGTTCTCTAACGTTAAAGTCGCGTCAGATACTGTTATATCAACATTTAAGAAGCCTTATGTTCAAGTCTTAGCTTATCCGCAACCATTGCGATAAACTCGGAATTCGTAGGTTTTGCTTTTGACATCGATACAGTATAACCAAATAAGGACGAAATAGAATCAATATTCCCACGGCTCCAAGCCACTTCAATTGCGTGACGGATTGCGCGCTCGACACGACTTGCTGTTGTATTATATTTCTTTGCGATATCTGGATATAATACTTTCGTAATAGATCCTAGTAATTCGATATCATTGTACACCATAGAGATTGCTTCTCGTAAGTACATGTACCCTTTAATATGAGCGGGTACACCAATTTCATGAATGATACTTGTAATACTCGCATCTAAGTTTTTCGGTTTTCCATCGATCGTTGTTGCTGATCGGAAAGATGGTAATGGACGTTTAATGGTAGCATTTGCTTTACCACTCACTTGACGAATATGACTCGTTAAATTCTCCATATCAAATGGTTTTAATATGAAATATGATGCACCTAAATCAACCGCTTTTTTCGTCACATCTTCTTGTCCAAACGCTGTCAACATAATAACGCTAGGTTGTCTTAACCTTTCAATATGTCGCATTTTCTCTAGCACAGCTAGACCATCTAAATGTGGCATAATAATGTCTAAAACGAGTACATCAGGCTGCTTGTCTGTCAATAAGTTTAAACATTCTTGACCATTGTAAGCAGTTCCGATTACTTCCATATCATCCTGAGCAGCAACATAGCTCTCTAGCATTGATACCAATTCTTTATTATCATCCACAAGACATACTTTAATTTTCTCCACAGTTTTTCCTCCCTTACCGAATCGATTCTTCCGACATGTGTAAGCTTCTAGGCTACATGAATTGTTCGACAATTGTGTGAAAATTCCCTTTTAAAGTTTCTTACTTTCCGATAAAAACACAAAAAAATATATTTATCGCCCATTTACTTTCTTTCGCAACACATTCCATCATAGAATTACAACGAAACGTTCAACCCTTTTCTTATATTTTACAACAAAAAACAGCTCTTGCGGAGCTTTTACAAAATTTCAACGAATTTTTCAATAGAAAAGCGAGCTAATATGCATTAGCTCGCTTTTTTCTCTTGATCATAAATATTAATTCCAGCCTCATGTAACATCCATTCAATATGAACACCGTATCCTGACGTTGGATCATTTACAAATACATGTGTAACAGCACCAATTACTTTCCCATTTTGTACAATCGGACTTCCACTCATCCCTTGTACAATACCACCCGTTTTTGCTAGTAAACGTTTGTCTGTCACTTTTATAACCATACCTTTTGTAGCTGGGAACTTTTGCGGTACCGTACTAACAACTTCAATATCAAACGCCTCAACTTTATCTTGATCAATAACTGTTAATATTTTCGCTGGTCCTTCTTTTACTTGATGGGATAATGCGATAGGCATTGCTTTATCCATTATGCCGTTTGTCATATTTGTATTTAATTTCCCGAAAATACCATACGGGCTATTTACTGTAATATTACCAATCACTTCACGATCCGGTGAAAATCTTGCTAATTTTTCTCCTGGATTCCCGTGACTCCCTCTTTCAATAGAGGTTACGGTCGAGCGCATAATTTGTCCATCTTCTACTTGAATTGGTTTTTTTGTATCATTATCAGAAATGACATGACCAAGTGCCCCGTATTTCATGGAACCCGGATGAACAAATGTCATTGTTCCAATTCCAGCTGCCGAGTCACGAATATATAAACCAATACGATAAGACGATTCCCCGCTGTCTTTTTGTGGTGTTAACTTAGTGCGAATGTATTTTCCATCTCTTAGCAAAACAAGATTAAGCGGTTCACCTGTTTCTCCACTATTATGAATAAATGGTGCTACATCACTCATTCTTTCAATTGTTTTCCCATTAATTGCAGTAATCATATCCCCAATCTGTACACCAGCTGTTTCACCAGGAGATACTTTACCCTTTTCAGTTTGAATTAAATGATGGCCTACAACAAGTACACCTTTTGTGTTCAATTTCACACCAATCGATTGTCCACCGGGGATAACTTTAAAATCTTTCAATACTTTTACATTTACTTTTTTCACTGGAAAACCAGCGAGTTGAAACACCATATCAGCTTCACCATTTTGGTGAGAATTCACCATAAGCTCTTGTTCATTTGAACTTACTGTAAATACATTACGATTTGTAGATGAAGCCTTAAAAACTGGTAATGATGCTATTTCTGATTGTTGTCCTTCAAAAACAACAAGTTGTTTCGGGGATGAAATAAACGTTCGAAGCGGTTTAAAACATCCAATAAAAACTAAAGAAACAAGGAGACAAAGACCTATTATTTTTCGAAATCTTTCTAATTTCAATTTGTTCACTCTCCTCGCTCCTACCCCACATTCAGCCTCTTGGCTTCACTTTTTAATCTCTCCTTGCAGTGCTTTATTTATAACCGGAAGAATTAAGAAATCATCATTTGAGAAAAAAAGCTATCCATTACTGGATAGCCTCTGCTGTCTGTTTGAAATGATGTGCTTGCGTAAGTAACTCTTTCGCATGTTCTGTCGTTAAATCTGTAATTTCTACACCAGAAATCATCCGAGCAATTTCTGTTACTTTTTCATCCGTACTTAGCACCGTAACAGATGTAATCGTCCGATCATTCGCCACTTGTTTTCTAATAAATAAATGCGAGTCCGCCATTGAAGCTACCTGAGGTAAGTGCGTAATACAAAGTACTTGCGAGTTTACCGATACACGATAGATTTTTTCCGCAATAGCCTGTGCAACCCGACCACTCACACCTGTATCCACTTCATCAAAAATAACTGAAGCAACACCTTGATGCTTAGAAAAAATACTTTTTAAAGCCAAAATAATACGAGATAACTCTCCGCCAGAAGCAACCTTTGAAAGCGGCTTTAACGGTTCACCAGGGTTCGTTGAAATATAAAACTCCACGTGATCATAGCCATCCGCCGTAAGTTTCACCGGTGTTCCTTCTACAAGAGGTTCTTCTGCATTTCCTTCCCTCTTCATTATTCTCACTTCAAATTTCGTTTTTTCCATATATAATTCTTTTAATTCTTGATGAATAGCGTTTGTAAGATGGTCTGCCAGTTCATGACGCATATCACTTAACAACGTTGCTTCTTTTAAAATAACACTTTCTAATTCCTTTAGCTGCTTTCTCGTCGTTTCAATATGTACGTCTTTATTTTCAATTGTAAAAATTTCTTGTTCAATTTTATCAGCATACGCTAAAATCTCTTCTACAGTATTTCCATACTTTCTCTTTAACATACGGATTTCATTCAACCTTGTTTCAATTTCATCTAAACGTTTCGGATCATATTCCATCATATCTAACTTTTCTCTAAGCTGATATGCAACTTCTTCTAATAAGTAATAGCTA
This genomic interval from Bacillus cereus contains the following:
- a CDS encoding YycC family protein; protein product: MRPLQISPDTAVRLSKALGVPLEQLMHMPQHILIQKLVELEKQNKNEE
- the spo0A gene encoding sporulation transcription factor Spo0A, whose protein sequence is MEKIKVCLVDDNKELVSMLESYVAAQDDMEVIGTAYNGQECLNLLTDKQPDVLVLDIIMPHLDGLAVLEKMRHIERLRQPSVIMLTAFGQEDVTKKAVDLGASYFILKPFDMENLTSHIRQVSGKANATIKRPLPSFRSATTIDGKPKNLDASITSIIHEIGVPAHIKGYMYLREAISMVYNDIELLGSITKVLYPDIAKKYNTTASRVERAIRHAIEVAWSRGNIDSISSLFGYTVSMSKAKPTNSEFIAMVADKLRLEHKAS
- the recN gene encoding DNA repair protein RecN, with translation MLSELSIRNFAIIEALNISFQKGLTVLSGETGAGKSIIIDAISLLVGGRGSAEFVRYGTEKAEIEGLFYVEDDKHPCIAKAEELDIEIEDGMIILKRDIAANGKSVCRVNGKLVTLSILKEIGKTLVDIHGQHETQDLMNEERHMFMLDHFDGDRIVKQLDIYQNVYGDYEKLKKQLKSLSENEQQMAHRLDLIQFQHEEIRKADLKMDEEYELTEERLKISNFEKIYKALGDAYRSLSGDSQGLDHVRNAMSQMESITHLDEAYQENHDSIANSYYLLEEVAYQLREKLDMMEYDPKRLDEIETRLNEIRMLKRKYGNTVEEILAYADKIEQEIFTIENKDVHIETTRKQLKELESVILKEATLLSDMRHELADHLTNAIHQELKELYMEKTKFEVRIMKREGNAEEPLVEGTPVKLTADGYDHVEFYISTNPGEPLKPLSKVASGGELSRIILALKSIFSKHQGVASVIFDEVDTGVSGRVAQAIAEKIYRVSVNSQVLCITHLPQVASMADSHLFIRKQVANDRTITSVTVLSTDEKVTEIARMISGVEITDLTTEHAKELLTQAHHFKQTAEAIQ
- the spoIVB gene encoding SpoIVB peptidase → MNKLKLERFRKIIGLCLLVSLVFIGCFKPLRTFISSPKQLVVFEGQQSEIASLPVFKASSTNRNVFTVSSNEQELMVNSHQNGEADMVFQLAGFPVKKVNVKVLKDFKVIPGGQSIGVKLNTKGVLVVGHHLIQTEKGKVSPGETAGVQIGDMITAINGKTIERMSDVAPFIHNSGETGEPLNLVLLRDGKYIRTKLTPQKDSGESSYRIGLYIRDSAAGIGTMTFVHPGSMKYGALGHVISDNDTKKPIQVEDGQIMRSTVTSIERGSHGNPGEKLARFSPDREVIGNITVNSPYGIFGKLNTNMTNGIMDKAMPIALSHQVKEGPAKILTVIDQDKVEAFDIEVVSTVPQKFPATKGMVIKVTDKRLLAKTGGIVQGMSGSPIVQNGKVIGAVTHVFVNDPTSGYGVHIEWMLHEAGINIYDQEKKAS